The sequence below is a genomic window from Citricoccus muralis.
CCATGGTCGCCACCACCGCGAGGGTGTTCAGGGCGAGCCAGAAGCGACGACGGCCGCCGCGATCGGCGCGCTGGCCCAGAATCGGCGCGCTGATCGCCACGATAACTCCGGCGATGGCGGTTCCGGTTGCCAGCCAGGAGGTGCCTCGATCGTCGGGACCAAAAGCACCGGAAGCGAGGTAGGTGCCGAATACGAAGGTCACCATCACCGCATTGAACGCAGCGGACCCCCAGTCCCAGAGCGCCCAGACGAGAATCTGGCGTTTGCCTCGGGAACGCGCGGGATTACTCTGAACAGTGGTGGTCATGAGCCGCATCGTAGTGCAGGTCGCTCCTTCAGCACCATGCCCAGGGTGACGCAGAGGTTAACGCAGAGGTTAACAGCGCCCGACCGCAGGCTCGCCCCCGAGTTAGTTCTCGATGCTGGTGCGGTGGAAATTTTGATGCGAACGTGACGCCGTCGGGCCGCGCTGCCCCTGATAGCGGTTCTTGTTCGGCCCGGTGCCATAGGGATGCTCGGAGGCCGAGGTGAGCCGGAAGAAGCACAGCTGGCCGATCTTCGAGCCGGGCCACAGCTTGATGGGCAACGTCGCCATATTCGACAATTCGAGGGTGACGTGGCCGGAGAAACCCGGATCAATGAACCCGGCGGTGGAATGGGTGAGCAGCCCCAGGCGCCCCAGCGAGGACTTACCCTCGAGGCGGGCGGCGACGTCGTGAGGGAGTGTGACCTGTTCATAGGTGGAGCCCAGCACGAACTCTCCCGGATGCAGAATAAACGGCTCGTCCGGATCGACCTCCACCAGTCGGGTCAGTTCGGGCTGCTCTTCGGCGGGATCGATGTGCGCGTAACGGTGATTGTCGAACAGGCGGAAGAACCGGTCAATGCGCACGTCGATGCTGGCGGGCTGGACCATCTCCAGCTCGAGCGGGTCCAACATGATGCGCCCGGAATCGAGTTCGGCACGGATGTCACGGTCTGAGAGAAGCACGACACCACGGTAGCGCATTCCGGCCCGGACCCCCGGATCGGTTCTGATAGTCTTGACCCGTTCGCGGGTGTAGCTCAATGGTAGAGCGCCAGCTTCCCAAGCTGGATACGCGGGTTCGATTCCCGTCACCCGCTCTGTTTCTGCCCTCGCGCACTCCGCGTGAAGCAGCGCACCACCGGGCCCGCCACGGACCCTCTGGATCCGCACCGAGCAGGAGGTTGCATCCGTGGTCGAGGTCCTCTCCGGGTTCACGATCGTCT
It includes:
- the dcd gene encoding dCTP deaminase; translated protein: MLLSDRDIRAELDSGRIMLDPLELEMVQPASIDVRIDRFFRLFDNHRYAHIDPAEEQPELTRLVEVDPDEPFILHPGEFVLGSTYEQVTLPHDVAARLEGKSSLGRLGLLTHSTAGFIDPGFSGHVTLELSNMATLPIKLWPGSKIGQLCFFRLTSASEHPYGTGPNKNRYQGQRGPTASRSHQNFHRTSIEN